The sequence below is a genomic window from Streptococcus pantholopis.
AAAAACCGTTTTGGCTCAACCAATGAAATCGGTATTTTTGAAATGCGGGCTTCTGGTCTGGCAGAAATTCTCAATCCCAGTCAGGTCTTTTTAGAAGAACGTTTGGATGGGGCTACCGGTTCTGCTATTGTGGTGACTATAGAAGGAAGCCGGCCTATCCTTGCAGAGCTGCAGGCCTTGGTTACACCCAGTGTTTTCGGCAATGCTAAGCGGACAACGACTGGCCTTGACTTCAACCGTGTCAGTCTGATTATGGCAGTTTTAGAGAAACGCTGCGGCCTCCTGCTCCAAAATCAGGATGCCTACCTAAAATCAGCCGGAGGTGTAAGATTAGATGAACCAGCCATTGATTTAGCCGTAGCGGTAGCGTTGGCTTCAAGCTATAAGGAAGAGCCGACAGATCCCAAAACCGCTTTTATTGGCGAGATTGGTCTGACCGGTGAAATCCGCCGGGTTAACCGTATTGAACAGCGGATAAAAGAGGCCGCCAAGCTCGGCTTCACCAAAGTCTATGTGCCTAAGAACTCTCTGCAGGGTGTCGAAATACCTGAGACTATTCAGGTCATCGCTGTCAGAACAGTCAGTGAAGTTCTTAAAAAAGTGTTTGGCTGATGGAGAAAGTACTGCCTTTCTGCCTAAAAGCCCTCAAAAAGTTTTTGAGCTGCTGATAAAACGACATTAGACAGGCAGGGAATGCAGCCTGTAAAGCGGTTCCCGGCAAGCCTGCTTAAACCACAAAAGATTTACTTTGCAGCCCGGTCGGTTAAAATTTCCGGCCGGCTGCTGATAGGGAGGACGACAGTGTCTTATTTTGACAACTTTTTAAAAACTAACCAAGCTTATGCTGACCTGCATGGGACAGCCCACTTACCGATGAAACCAAAAACCAAGGTTGCGATTGTCACCTGTATGGATGCCCGTCTTCACGTTGCCCAGGCCTTGGGACTAGCACTGGGAGATGCTCATATTTTACGGAATGCCGGCGGACGGGTGACCGAAGATGTGATTCGCTCCTTGGTTATTTCTCAGCAGCAACTGGGGACAGAAGAGATTGTGGTGCTGCATCATACTGACTGCGGTGCACAAACTTTTACCAATACTGCTTTTGCCCAGCAGCTGCAGCGGGATTTGGGAGTAGATGCTGGTGATTGGGACTTTTTGCCTTTTAGCGATGTCGCTGACAGTGTGCGGGAAGATATGACCCTGCTGCGTCAGTCGCCCTTGATTCCGGCTGATATTACTATTTCCGGAGCGATTTATGATGTAGATACCGGCCGTATGACAGAGGTTAAGGTTTGATATAGCAGCGCTAGATAAAAAAATACCAGCCATGCCCTGTGATACTTGACAGATACCGAAAGACCTGTTATCATCTGTATTAAAATAATAATACAAAAAGCACAGGAGGCGAATAATGGCAGATAATCGGATGAAATTTACTATTGACAGCAACATGCAGTTTCCCTTGGTTGAAATTGCTTTGGAAGCGGGAGAGACAGCTTATATTCAGCGCGGCAGCATGGTTTACCATACGCCCAGCGTCACTCTCAATACAAGGCTCAATGCCCGTGGTTCTGGGCTGGGAAAACTGGTGGGAGCAATTGGCCGTTCAATGACTTCCGGGGAGTCTGCTTTTATTACCCAAGCAGTCTCAAATGCTGATGATGGCAAACTGGCTTTAGCCCCGTCTGTTCCCGGCCAGGTTATTGCGCTTGAACTGGGAAGCAGGCAGTATCGCCTGAATGATGGCGCCTTCTTAGCTTTGGATGGTTCTGCTCAGTACAAGATGGAACGACAGTCAGTCGGACGTGCCTTTTTCGGAGGACAGGGCGGTCTTTTTGTCATGACAACTGAAGGAGAAGGGACGCTTTTAGCTAATGCCTTTGGCTCGATTAAAAAAATAGAACTTCAAGGAGAAGAGCTTACTATTGACAATGCTCATGTTGTAGCCTGGAGCCGTGAATTGCAGTATGATATTCACTTAGAAAACGGTTTTCTGCAGTCTATCGGAACCGGTGAAGGGATTGTCAACACCTTCCGCGGGACAGGTGAAATTTATGTACAAAGTTTAAATATCGAAACCTTTGCTAACGTTATCGGCAGTCATATTATTACCGGCGGCGGTGATGGCGGAGGGAAATCATCGCTTTTGGACAGCTTCTTGTAATAAGCTGCAGGATAAAATACCCAGCGACGAACGAGGTGTTAATCGTGGTGTCAAAGATATTGATTTTCCTCGCTCTTTTAATTTTTGGCTGGGACAGACTTCGACGGCTCAGCTGTAAAACAACTGTTTGAAAGGGCTCCCTCTTTTCTGAGTTATTAGAGCATATGCAATCCCAATAAAACAAAGCTGAGACAATTTCTCAGCTTTGTTTTATTTGTGTAAACAGTGTTATCAGCAGTCGGATTTACAAAAAAATCAGCTGCTGAGGCAATTTTCTACAGCAGCAATTCCTTTATTTTATCTGCTGCAGGATATTTTCGACATTATAACGCCCCCAATATGTCAATCGTTCTAAAAAAGCTTTTAAGTCAGCTTCATTAAAGTGGGCTTTTATTAAATAGCAGGCGTGTCCGGAAACTTTATAGAATTCATCAATTTCTTCATAAGCTGTAGCAAAATGTTCGAATCGGCTGAACTGATTGCTGTCCATATAAACCATAATATATTGCTGGAAGGAATAAGAAATAGCGGTCGTAAAATGTATGATCGTCCCATTTTCCTGAAGTTTACTGATACGATTGCCGACTGCCTGACCGGTTAGATGGACGAGCTGTCCGATTTCTTTGTTTGTTAAACGTCCGTTTGTTTTTAACAGACTGAGAATCTCTTTATCAATATTATCCATTTATCTATCCTTTCACGGTGAAATGAAAAGAACTGATTGTTTTTCATCAAGTGATGGCTATTAATTTACAAAAGTTCTATACTTACATCATATCATATAAAAAGGTATTGGACACAATCAGGCAACTTTGACATTTAGAAGGGAGCAAGTATTATGACAAAGCAGGCGTTATTAATTATTGATGTTCAAAAGGATTATTTTCATCTTGGGAAATGTGAATTGGTTGGACCTGAAGAGGCTTTGATTCAGATCAATAGGCTAGAGATCTTATTTTTAAAAAGAAATTTGCCAATTCTCTATATTCAGCATATTAAAAAGAATGAAGATGCTGATTTTTTTGCTGAAAACAGTGAAGGTGCTGAACTGCATCCGAGTTTAAATCTGCAAAAAGAGGCTCTTGTTATTACCAAGCATTTCCCAAATAGCTTTCTGGAGACTGGATTAGATGACAAATTACAAGCTTTGGAAGTCGGTCAGCTGGTTATAGCTGGCATGATGACCCATATGTGTGTTGATTCAACGGTTAGAGCAGCTAAAGAAAAGGGTTACCAGCCTATAGTAATCAGTGATGCGACAGCAACTAAAGCCCTCTGCTATAAAGGTCAAAAAATAGAAGCATCTGATGTTCAGATGAGTTTTCTGGCTGCTTTACAAACTTTTGCAGTCATAGACACTGCAGCAGATTTTATCAGACGCAGTGAAGCGGAAAACAGCGGAGCGCTTTAGACTTTTTCTGCTCTTTTCTCAGAGCTATCTCCTTGTTATGTGTTTAATTTGTGCTATAATAAAAACGATTGAAAAAAGGACAGGAGAGAAACATGGCTCAGAAAATAAGGGTGCGCTACGCACCAAGCCCTACCGGATTACTGCATATCGGCAATGCGCGGACAGCGCTCTTTAACTACCTTTATGCCCGTCATTACGGCGGAGACTTCATTATCAGAATTGAAGATACTGACCGTAAACGTCATGTGGAAGACGGAGAACGCTCACAGCTGGAGAATCTTCGCTGGCTGGGAATCGACTGGGACGAAAGTCCGGCAGAACCAGGTGCTTACGGCCCCTACCGGCAGTCAGAACGTCTGGAGATTTACCAAGGCTACATTAAGGAGCTGCTGGCAAAGGGCTTAGCTTACGAATCATATGTCACTGAAGAAGAGCTGGCTGCAGAGCGCGAACGTCAGGAAGCAGCCGGCGAAACACCGCGCTATGTTAATGAATATCTGGGTATGTCTGATGAAGAAAAGGCTGCCTATATCGCAGAGCGCAAAGCTGCCGGTATTCTGCCGACTGTTCGCTTAGCTGTCAATGAGACTGGTGTTTATAAGTGGAATGACATGGTCAAGGGAGAAATTGAGTTTACAGGAGCCAACATCGGCGGAGACTGGGTCATTCAAAAGAAAGACGGGTACCCAACTTACAATTTTGCAGTTGTTGTTGATGATCATCTTATGGAGATTTCGCATGTCATCCGCGGGGACGATCATATCGCTAATACTCCTAAACAACTGATGGTTTATGAAGCCTTGGGCTGGCAGGCGCCGAATTTTGGGCATATGACTTTGATTATTAATGCTGAAACCGGCAAGAAGCTCTCTAAACGTGATACCAACACCCTGCAGTTTATCGAAGATTACCGTAAAAAAGGGTATTTACCGGAAGCGATCTTTAATTTTATCGCTCTGTTGGGCTGGAATCCGGGTGGTGAAAATGAAATTTTCTCCCGTCAGGAATTGATTGACCTTTTTGATGAAAAGCGTCTCAGTAAATCTCCAGCTGCTTTTGACCAAAAAAAGTTGGATTGGCTGAGCAATGAATACCTCAAAAATGCGGACTTTGATAGAGTATTTGGCCTGTGCAGACCTTTTCTTGAATCAGCCGGCCGCCTGACAGACAAGGCCGAAAAATTAGTGGCTCTTTATCAGCCGCAGCTGAAGTCAGCTGATGAAATCCTGCCTTTAACAGACTTATTTTTCACCGATTTTCCGGAGTTAACTGACACAGAACGTGAATTTATGTCCGGAGAAACAGTACCGACAGTCCTGAAAGCCTTCAAGTCGAAATTGGAGGCCATGAGTGATGAGGACTTTACTACAGAAAATATCTTTCCGCAAATTAAAGCGGTTCAAAAAGAAACGGGCATCAAAGGGAAAAATCTTTTTATGCCGATTCGTATTGCTGTTTCAGGAGAAATGCACGGACCGGAACTGCCGGATACCATTTTCCTGCTGGGCCGGGACAAGGCTATCAATCATATTGAGAAAATGCTGGAAACCTTATCGTAAATATCAAAAGCCGGGAGCCTCCGGCTTTTTTGCATGGTCTTCAGACATCAGCACCTGCTGACTTCCGCAGGACAGTCAGAAATCAAGCCTCAATTCTGGCAGACTTGTCGATTTTTTGGAATAAAAATACATTTTTTTAAAAAATATACATAAAAAGGGTTGACAAAAGAATAAATATACATTATCATGGACACATAGCTAATAAATATAAGAAAAGAGATACAATATGTCTAAAGAAAAAGTCATTTTAGCCTATTCCGGCGGTCTAGATACATCAGTTGCCATCACTTGGCTTAAAAAAGACTATGATGTGATTGCTGTTTGCATGGATGTCGGTGAAGGCAAAGATCTTGATTTTATTCATGATAAAGCCCTGAAAGTCGGAGCTGTTGAATCTTATGTCCTCGATGTTAAGGATGAATTTGCCCAAGACTATGTTCTTCCTGCTCTTTGGGCTCACGCCTATTATGAGCAGAAATACCCCTTGGTTTCAGCGCTCAGCCGTCCGATTATTGCTAAGAAGCTGGTAGAAATTGCCCATAAAACAAATGCTGGGACGATTGCTCACGGCTGTACCGGCAAGGGAAATGATCAGGTTCGGTTTGAGGTCGCTATCGCTGCGCTTGATCCGAATCTCAAAGTTATCGCACCGGTTCGTGAGTGGAAGTGGTCGCGTGAGGAAGAAATTGAATATGCTAAAGCCCACGGGGTTCCGGTTCCGGCGGATTTGGACAATCCTTATTCGGTTGACCAGAATTTATGGGGACGTGCCAATGAATGTGGTATTCTTGAAAATCCATGGAACGAGGCGCCGGAAGATGCCTTTGGTATTACAAGCGCTGTAGAAGATGCTCCGGACAAGGCGGATTATATTGAAATCGAGTTTCAAAAAGGGACCCCTGTTGCTCTTAACGGGCAGAAAATGAAGCTGGCTGATTTAATTCAAAAATTAAATGAGCTCGCCGGAAAACACGGAATAGGACGGATTGACCATGTTGAGAACCGTCTGGTTGGTATTAAATCAAGAGAGATTTATGAATGCCCAGGTGCAGTAACACTGTTAGCCGCTCATAAAGAGATTGAAGATTTGACTTTGGTTCGGGAAGTCGCTCATTTTAAGCCTATTCTTGAGAATGAGCTGGCTAATCTGATTTACAATGCGCTCTGGTTCAGCCCAGCCACCGATGCGATTTTGGCCTATATTAAAGAGAGCCAAAAAAACGTTAACGGTACAGCTAAAGTTAAACTTTATAAAGGCAGCGCAAAAGTGGTTGCCCGCAAGTCTCCTAACTCCCTTTATGATGAGAACCTGGCTACTTATACTAGCGCTGATACCTTTGACCAAGACAGTGCTGTCGGGTTCATCAAACTTTGGGGGCTGCCGACAAAAGTCAACGCTCAAGTACAGGAGCAGGCTCAAAACAATACACCTGAGAATGACTAAAGAAAAGTGCCGGAATATTTCAGATAAAAGTGTCCTGTGAGGCGCATCTGAACCCCTCTTTTCTTATATAGCAGACTTTCTCGTCAATGTGCTCAGTGAGCCACAACGAGCTTAAATAAAGCCGGCCTGAGAGCCGACCTTTAAGAATAGTGTCCGGTGAGACAAAGCAAGGGTCGGGAGTACCATCTCCCGCCCCGTTTTCATAAGAAACAAAGCCCCTTAAAAGAGCAAAGCAAAAAGGCGGTAAGCCAGAAATCTCTGATTTCGTCTGCGCCCCCCTGCCAGAACGACTAGAAAGGTGCGGTCGACTGTTAAGGCGACAAAGCTTCCAGACGTTAACGGCTGGCGGTAAGCCAGAAATCTCTGATTTCGTCTGCGCCCCCCTGCCAGAACGACTAGAAAGGTGCGGTCGACTGTTAAGGCGACAAAGCTTCCAGACGTTAACGGCTGGCGGTAAGCCAGAAATCTCTGATTTCGTCTGCGCCCCTCTGTCAGGACGACTAGCAGAGTGTTGCCGTTTTGAACTATTAGTTTAACTGAAATCAAAACAAGAAAAAGAGACAAAGGGAAACCTGCTGCGGTTCAGGTTTACTTTTTCTTATAAATAGAGGAATCATCATGACAAAAAAAGAAAAACTTTGGGGCGGCCGTTTTGAAGCCAGCCTTGAGGACTGGGTGGAGGCATTTGGAGCGTCAATCAGTTTTGACCAAAAAATGGCTAAATACGATATTCAGGGATCGCTCGCTCACGTCACTATGCTGGGTGAGACGGGAATTATTGCAGCAGAAGAAGCTGCTGCTATCAAAGCCGGCCTTGAAAAACTACTTAAGCAGTATGAAGACGGACAGTTAGTCTTTACTGTGGACAATGAGGATATTCACATGAATATCGAGGCCCTCCTGACAGCTGAGATCGGTTCAGTGGCCGGTAAGCTTCACACGGCGCGCTCACGGAATGATCAGGTCGCAACAGATATGCATCTGTATCTGAAAGCGAAATTAAAAGAAGTGCTGGAAAAATTGGACCATCTGCGCCAAGTACTGCTTGATCTTGCCCAAGAGCATACTTATACCATTATGCCGGGCTATACTCACTTGCAGCATGCTCAGCCTGTTTCTTTCGGGCACCATCTGCTGGCCTACTATAATATGTTTACAAGGGACAGTGAGCGTTTTGATTTCAATTTTGAACATACGGACCTTTCTCCCTTAGGAGCGGCTGCTCTTGCTGGGACAACCTTCCCTATTGACCGTGAGCGGACAGCAGATTTGCTCGGTTTAGCTAAGCCTTACAGCAACTCGCTTGATGCAGTATCGGACCGCGATTTTATTCTAGAATTTCTGGCTAATGCCAGTATTTTGATGATGCATATGAGCCGTTTGTGTGAAGAGCTGATCAGCTGGTGTTCTCATGAATTCCATTTTATCAGTTTGTCTGACACTTTTTCAACCGGCTCGTCCATCATGCCGCAGAAAAAAAATCCCGATATGGCGGAATTGATTCGCGGAAAATCGGGCCGGGTTTATGGCAATCTGCTCAGCCTGCTGACCGTTATGAAATCTCTTCCTCTGGCTTACAATAAAGATTTACAGGAAGATAAAGAGGGGATGTTTGATACAGCAGAAACCGTAACAGTTGCTCTGGATATTTTAGCTGGCATGCTTGATACAATGACTGTCCACAAGGAAGAAATGTCTCAGGCAACGGAAAAAGATTTTTCCAATGCAACTGAGCTTGCCGACTATCTGGCCAGCAAAGGTTTGCCTTTTCGTGAGGCCCACGCTCTTGTCGGCAGGCTGGTTTTAGAGTGTACGAAAGGCGGATATTACCTGCAGGATGTTCCTTTGGAACGCTATCAGGAATTATCTGACTTAATTGAAGAGGATATTTACCAAGCTCTCCGCTCCCGCACAGCAGTTGAGAGGAGGCAGTCGCTTGGGGGGACAGGCTTTGAGCAGGTTAAAGAGCAGATAAAGCAAGCCAAAGACGATTTAAAATCATAAGTAAAGAAAGCCAAAATACCAAGGGTTGAGGCTTTTTTCTATTTTGTGGTATAATAGTAATAATTTAGATGTTTGGAGTTATGTTTTGAAGAAGACCTACCGTGTCAAGAGCGACAAAGATTTTCAAGCCATTTTTGACCATGGGGAAAATGTTGCTAACCGGCGGTTTGTTGTCTACCGTTTAGCAAAGCAGCAGCAGCACTTTAGAGCCGGAATTTCTGTCGGTAAAAAAATCGGCAATGCGGTTATCCGTAATGCGGTTAAGCGTAAAATCCGGCATGCGCTTATGGAGTTTCAAAGCCGTCTGGTTTCTGATGATTTTGTTGTAATTGCCAGAAAAGGAGTGGAATCTTTGGATTATCATGAGATAAAGAAAAATTTGCGGCATGTTCTTAAACTTGCTAAATTATATCAGGAAGGTTCAGATAGTGAGAAGAAAAATTAAGTTATCAGGGTTAGCTGTCAGCGGTCTTTTATTTTTGTCTGCCTGCAGCCGCAGTGAGGTCAGTGCTTCATCCGGCAATGGATGGGATCAGCTTGTTTATTTTTTTGCCCAAGCCATCAGATGGCTGTCCTTCGACGGTTCCATCGGGCTGGGGATTGTTCTCTTTACCATTATTATCCGTGCCCTGATGATGCCTTTATATAATATGCAAATCAAGTCCGGACAAAAAATGCAGGATCTTCAGCCCGAGTTAAAAGCATTGCAGGCCCAGTATTCTGGGAGAGACAGCGGGAGCCGGATGAAATTAGCCGAGGAAAGTCAGGCTCTCTATAAAAAATATGGTGTTAATCCTTATGCCAGCTTTATTCCGCTGGCCATTCAAATGCCGGTTATGATTGCCCTCTATCAGGCACTGACACGTGTTGCTTTTTTGCGTACCGGGCGATTTTTATGGTTGGAGCTGTCACAGCCCGATCCCTATTTTATCCTTGCGGTTCTGGCTGCCGTCTTTACTTTCCTTTCTTCTTGGCTGACAAATAAGGCGGCTAAGGAGGCAAATTTTGCAATGACAGTTATGACCTATTTGCTGCCGGCCTTAATTTTCTTTATGGGCTTCCGCTTAGCCAGCGGGATTGTCCTTTATTGGACAGTCTCCAATGCCTTTCAGGTTGTCCAGATTCTCCTGCTCAATAATCCTTTTAAGATTATTGCAGCCCGGCAGCAGGCTGAACGGGAAGCTAAAGAGCGTCAGGCCAAAATGCGCCGCGCCAGAAAAAAAGCAAGAAAGCAAAGAAAATAAACGAACACGCCCTAAACGCTGCGGGAAAAAGATGTCCTGACTTAGAATCTGACGATTCGTCAGTCAGTCCCCTATTTGCCTTTTGCGTTTTTCACGGGCTTTGTATCTTGTTGGAATTGAACACGCCCTAAGAGCTGTGCAAAAAAGATAAAATTTCCTAGAGTCTTAGCGACTCTTCGTCAATTTTCCTATTTTTGCTTTGCTCTTTTCACGGGCTTTGTATCTTGTTGAAGGAGAGAGTTGTTATGGTGATTTTCACAGGTTCAACTGTTGAAGAGGCTATCGAAAAAGGATTGGAAGAGTTGCAAATCTCGCGTTTGAAAGCACATATCAAGGTTATTGCACGTGAGAAAAAAGGATTTCTGTGGTTTGGAAAGAAACCGGCACAGGTTGATATTGAAGGGATTGCTGAAACGACAGCGCATAAGGCTGACCAAAGAGCGGTCAAAGGGGTGCCTGATGCTGTTAATCGGCAAAATGAACCTGTCTCTTCGCAGCTTGAGGATGCACTCGAAATGGCCAAAGTCAGCGGCATGATAAAGAAAAAAGAAAAAGCCGGTCAAGCTGTTGGGGACAAATTCAAGGAAACAGTCTTGGATACTAAAAAAACACCGCAGACACTTTTAAGAGAAGTTCAAAAGGAAGAAGGTGTTTTGGAAGTTAATCCGGCAGAGGGTGCTCCGGTCAGCAGCTCATTATCTGAAGCAGCAGAAAGGGACAGTGATTTTGCAGCCTTTGTAGCAGCAGAGTTTGATGTGGAAGCTCAAAGTGGTGATATTGAACAGGCAGTTGCTGGCGTAAGTGATTATGTCAAAAAAATTATTTATGAGATGGATATTGATGCCACTATTGAGACCAGCCATACGAGCCGTCAGATTAATCTGCAGATTGAAACACCGGAAGCCGGCCGTGTCATCGGTTATCATGGGAAAGTTTTGAAATCGCTGCAGCTTCTAGCTCAGAATTTCCTGTATGATCGCTTTTCAAAAAATTTCATTGTTTCGCTGAATGTCCATGACTATATTGAACATCGGACCGAAACGCTGATTGACTTCACACAGAAGGTTGCCAGACGGGTGCTGGATTCAGGCCGCAGTTATACCATGGACCCAATGAGTAACAGTGAGCGAAAAATCGTTCATAAAACGATTACTAAAATTGAAGGTGTCGAGAGCTATTCAGAAGGCAATGACCCCAACCGCTATGTTGTGGTTGCTTATAAGCGATAAAATACGCATTAAGTTGTTGGAGCAAAGTAGGAAGTGCAAGTGAGTTCGGAATATGCTTTCCTTGAAATCCTGCATCAGTTTCTCTATATTTTCTTTCGTTCAATAAAAGTTCAGTAAATCTTGACAGGGTCAAAGCTTTATTATAAAATAGATGAGTATGTTTAGTAACTGATATCACATAGCCGGCTAAACGAATACGAAATTCTATGAGGAGGTATTCTGAAACGTGAAACGGACTTATCAACCAAGTAAAATTCGCCGTCAGCGTAAGCACGGTTTCCGTCACAGGATGGCAACTAAAAACGGCCGCCATGTATTGGCCAGCCGCCGTCGCAAAGGACGCAAAGTTTTATCAGCTTAAAAGAGCTGTGTTGTAACAAGGAACCGGAAGTGCTCGAGGCTTTCGGTTTTTTTAATGCAGTGCCTGTTCAAAATGTTTTTGCCTTTAAAATCAATCTCTGTGAAAAAGCAAATAAAGGTCTTTTCTAGTCGCGCTGTGCTGCGTTAGCAGAAATTTTAAACTGCCGCTGTAAAAGTCAGCAGGCGGTGAAGCAAAGCTGTTTTTATATTTTTCTTAAATTGATTTTAATTTATTTTGTGATATGATAAAAACAGCAGGTTTAAAAGAGCAGAGGTTTAGGAATCATAAGCCGGAATAAGCATTTGTTTTAAAATTATAAAACCTGAGAGAACCCGCCTTAAGTTTAGAGATTGACTGGCTGTAGAGGTGCGCAGACGAAATCACAGATTTCTGGCTTACCGTCATTTTTGTTTTGCTCTGTTCACGGGTTTTGTATCTTATGAAATTGAACACGCCCTAAGAGCTGTGCAGTGAAATCATCCAGTGGATGATTTCAGCCCGAACCTAGAAAAGGGAAAGTGAGGGGACTGGGAATCTGTATCGTTACCTAGTTACCGCTAGCCGTAGCCATCTGAAGGCTTTGTAGTCTTTACAGCCTGCCGCAGCCTTCTAGTCGTCCTGGCAGAGGTGCGCAGACGAAATCAGAGATTTCTGGCTTACCGCCTTTTTGTTTTGCTCTGTTCACGGGTTTTTGTATCTTGATGTAACTGAACACGGGCTAAGCTCTTTGCAAAAAAGACAGCCTTCCCTAGAGTCTTTAGTGACTCGGCGGTCAGGCTCCTATTTTTGCTGTGAGCTTTAAACGCCCTTTGTATCTTGGTGAACTGAACACGGCCTAAAATCCTAGTGAAAAAGATGGCTGTCATCGTGATGCAAGCATCACTTGCCAACCCCTATTTTCATACGGATTTTTAAACGGCTTTTGTATCTTATGAAAGAGAGTGATGAGATGATTGAGTGGATGATGTCGCAGAATGTAGTCTGGCTGGCGTTTTTGGCTGGTTTGTTTACTTGGGGCTGTACAATCCTTGGTTCAGGGGTGGTGCTTTTCTTTAGGAATATCAGTCGAAAACTTTTGGATGTTATGATGGGGTTTGCGGCCGGTGTTATGATTGCAGCCTCCTTTTGGTCTCTTCTGGCTCCGTCAATCGAATATGCAGAGGCAGACTATGGCGGCTGGTCTTGGTTTCCTGCAACTGCAGGTTTTATACTGGGCGGTCTTAGTCTTCGCTTAATT
It includes:
- the jag gene encoding RNA-binding cell elongation regulator Jag/EloR translates to MVIFTGSTVEEAIEKGLEELQISRLKAHIKVIAREKKGFLWFGKKPAQVDIEGIAETTAHKADQRAVKGVPDAVNRQNEPVSSQLEDALEMAKVSGMIKKKEKAGQAVGDKFKETVLDTKKTPQTLLREVQKEEGVLEVNPAEGAPVSSSLSEAAERDSDFAAFVAAEFDVEAQSGDIEQAVAGVSDYVKKIIYEMDIDATIETSHTSRQINLQIETPEAGRVIGYHGKVLKSLQLLAQNFLYDRFSKNFIVSLNVHDYIEHRTETLIDFTQKVARRVLDSGRSYTMDPMSNSERKIVHKTITKIEGVESYSEGNDPNRYVVVAYKR
- the rpmH gene encoding 50S ribosomal protein L34, with product MKRTYQPSKIRRQRKHGFRHRMATKNGRHVLASRRRKGRKVLSA